In the genome of Sphingomonas naphthae, one region contains:
- a CDS encoding prephenate/arogenate dehydrogenase family protein, with translation MLPFERVAIIGLGLIGSSIARAVRQYMPTVKLTAHDASAEVRARVEELDFVDDVTDTAGAAVVDADLVILCVPVGAMGAVAAAIAADLPAEAIVSDVGSSKAGVVEALAAALPGRTIIPAHPVAGTENSGPDAGFASLFQGRWCIVTPPEDAAAGPVARVRAFWEGLGANVETMDPRHHDLVLAVTSHLPHLIAYTIVGTASDMETVTRSEVIKFSAGGFRDFTRIAASDPTMWRDVFLANKDAVLEMLQRFTEDLTALQRAIRWGDGDALFDLFTRTRAVRRSIIAEGQDDERPDFGRAHE, from the coding sequence ATGCTGCCGTTCGAGCGGGTCGCCATCATCGGGCTGGGGCTGATCGGCTCCTCGATCGCGCGCGCCGTGCGGCAATATATGCCGACGGTGAAGCTGACGGCGCACGACGCCTCGGCCGAGGTGCGCGCGCGGGTCGAGGAGCTGGATTTCGTCGACGACGTGACCGACACGGCGGGCGCGGCGGTGGTGGACGCCGATCTCGTCATCCTGTGCGTGCCGGTCGGCGCGATGGGCGCGGTGGCGGCGGCGATCGCGGCGGACCTGCCGGCCGAGGCGATCGTGAGCGATGTCGGTTCGTCCAAGGCGGGCGTGGTCGAGGCGCTGGCCGCCGCGCTGCCAGGGCGTACGATCATCCCGGCGCATCCGGTGGCCGGCACCGAGAACAGCGGGCCGGACGCGGGCTTCGCCAGTCTCTTTCAGGGCCGCTGGTGCATCGTCACCCCGCCCGAGGATGCCGCCGCCGGCCCGGTGGCGCGGGTTCGCGCCTTCTGGGAAGGGCTGGGCGCGAATGTCGAGACGATGGACCCCAGGCATCACGATCTGGTGCTGGCCGTCACCAGCCACCTGCCGCACCTGATCGCCTACACGATCGTCGGCACCGCCTCCGACATGGAGACGGTGACGCGCAGCGAGGTCATCAAATTCTCGGCCGGCGGCTTCCGCGATTTCACCCGCATCGCCGCGTCGGACCCGACGATGTGGCGCGACGTGTTTCTGGCGAACAAGGATGCGGTGCTGGAAATGCTGCAACGCTTCACCGAGGATCTGACCGCCTTGCAACGCGCGATCCGCTGGGGCGACGGGGACGCCTTGTTCGATCTGTTCACGCGAACGCGCGCGGTGCGCCGATCGATCATCGCCGAGGGGCAGGACGACGAGCGGCCCGATTTCGGGCGGGCGCACGAGTAA
- the metX gene encoding homoserine O-acetyltransferase MetX — MAATAPLDDPRFGLARTARLPGPLRLDGGAFLAPVEIAYETYGTLAADGGNAILVCHALTGDQHLASTHPRTGKPGWWTRMVGPGRPIDPARDFVICANVLGSCMGSSGPASIDPTTGAPYAMRFPVITLRDMVRAQAMLVDHLGIGRLRAVVGGSMGGMQVLEWAATFPDRVASAVVIASAPRHSAQNIAFHEVGRQAIMADPSWRGGNYYEHDDPPAAGLAVARMAAHITYLSEAGLTEKFGRRLQKREAKSFGFDADFQVESYLRHQGISFVDRFDANSYLYITRAMDYFDLAEEHGGLLANAFKGTKTRFCVVSFDTDWLYPTSESRAIVHALNAAGAQVSFVELSSPFGHDSFLLESPALEAVIDGFLKAGQT; from the coding sequence ATGGCCGCCACCGCCCCCCTCGACGATCCCCGCTTCGGCCTCGCCCGCACCGCGCGCCTCCCCGGCCCGTTGCGGCTCGACGGTGGCGCGTTCCTGGCCCCGGTCGAGATCGCCTACGAAACCTACGGGACGCTCGCGGCCGACGGCGGCAACGCCATCCTCGTCTGCCATGCGCTGACCGGCGACCAGCATCTCGCCTCGACCCACCCGCGCACCGGCAAGCCCGGCTGGTGGACGCGGATGGTGGGGCCGGGCCGGCCGATCGACCCCGCGCGCGATTTCGTGATCTGCGCCAACGTGCTGGGATCCTGCATGGGCTCCTCCGGCCCCGCCAGCATCGATCCCACGACCGGCGCGCCCTACGCTATGCGCTTCCCCGTCATCACCCTGCGGGATATGGTGCGCGCGCAGGCGATGCTGGTCGATCATCTCGGCATCGGTCGCCTCCGCGCCGTCGTCGGCGGGTCGATGGGCGGGATGCAGGTGCTGGAATGGGCCGCCACCTTCCCTGATCGGGTGGCCTCGGCCGTCGTCATCGCCTCGGCGCCGCGCCATTCGGCGCAGAACATCGCCTTTCACGAGGTGGGGCGGCAGGCGATCATGGCCGATCCCAGCTGGCGCGGCGGCAATTATTACGAGCATGACGATCCCCCCGCCGCCGGCCTCGCCGTGGCGCGCATGGCGGCGCACATCACTTATCTGTCGGAAGCGGGCCTCACCGAGAAATTCGGGCGGCGCCTGCAAAAACGGGAAGCCAAGAGCTTCGGCTTCGACGCCGATTTCCAGGTGGAAAGCTATCTGCGCCATCAGGGGATCAGCTTCGTCGATCGCTTCGACGCCAATTCCTACCTCTACATCACCCGCGCGATGGATTATTTCGATCTGGCGGAGGAGCATGGCGGGCTGCTGGCAAACGCCTTCAAGGGCACGAAGACGCGCTTCTGCGTCGTCAGCTTCGATACCGACTGGCTCTATCCCACCAGCGAATCGCGCGCGATCGTCCATGCGCTGAACGCCGCCGGCGCGCAGGTGAGCTTCGTTGAACTCTCCTCGCCGTTCGGCCACGACAGCTTCCTGCTCGAATCGCCCGCGCTGGAAGCGGTGATCGACGGTTTCCTGAAGGCGGGCCAGACATGA
- a CDS encoding YdcF family protein, which yields MLIRFLSFLLLAWLAGFVIFAVTLPRHPKPGITDGVVVLTGGAGRLERGFTLLRQKQARRMLVSGVDRRVRPHELAVEYRVPDALVNCCVDLGQEAVDTRSNADETAEWARARGYRSLRLVTTDWHMPRSHFELRRAAPGLTIIVDPVRSEPGLFALTREYSKYLLRRVVALAGY from the coding sequence ATGCTGATACGCTTCCTCTCCTTCCTGCTGCTGGCATGGCTGGCGGGCTTCGTGATCTTCGCGGTCACCCTGCCGCGCCACCCGAAGCCCGGCATCACCGATGGCGTGGTCGTGCTCACCGGCGGCGCCGGCCGGCTGGAGCGCGGCTTCACCCTGCTGCGCCAGAAGCAGGCGCGGCGGATGCTGGTGTCGGGAGTCGATCGGCGGGTGCGGCCGCACGAACTGGCGGTGGAATATCGCGTGCCCGACGCGCTCGTGAACTGCTGCGTCGATCTGGGGCAGGAGGCGGTCGACACCCGCTCCAACGCCGACGAGACGGCGGAGTGGGCGCGGGCGCGCGGCTATCGCTCGCTGCGGCTTGTCACGACCGACTGGCACATGCCGCGCTCCCATTTCGAGCTGCGCCGCGCGGCGCCCGGCCTGACGATCATCGTCGATCCGGTGCGCAGCGAGCCTGGCCTGTTCGCGCTGACCCGCGAATATAGCAAATATCTGCTGCGGCGGGTCGTGGCGCTGGCAGGCTATTGA
- a CDS encoding cell division protein FtsX has translation MSEAGPTPLPGADSAPAARPARIAAARPLPEGRFTGPMPWLVAIMLFLIVLASALGIGLSRAASGMGEAIEGRLTIQVMQPDPIRREAETNRALAELRRLAGITRVERIDDAALAKLLEPWLGGASSVGDLPLPALIDVDLAAGDGARADIVARAVQRVAPSARVDDHAAALAPIAGLIGSLSWLAVAIVVLTTAATAFVVILATRSALDTHAATIDVLHLLGATDMQVARLFQRRISYDALWGAVAGAVPAMAIILLLGGRVSRLGSELAGSASLGLGWIVLLLLPPLAALLAREVTRFTVLRVLSRVP, from the coding sequence ATGAGCGAGGCCGGCCCCACCCCCCTCCCCGGCGCGGACAGCGCCCCGGCGGCCCGCCCGGCGCGCATCGCCGCCGCGCGGCCCCTGCCGGAAGGGCGCTTCACCGGGCCGATGCCGTGGCTGGTGGCGATCATGCTGTTCCTGATCGTGCTGGCCTCGGCGCTGGGCATCGGCCTGTCGCGCGCGGCATCGGGCATGGGCGAGGCGATCGAGGGGCGGCTGACCATCCAGGTGATGCAGCCCGATCCGATCCGGCGCGAGGCCGAGACCAACCGCGCGCTCGCCGAACTGCGCCGCCTGGCCGGCATCACCCGGGTCGAGCGGATCGACGATGCCGCGCTGGCGAAGCTGCTCGAGCCGTGGCTGGGCGGCGCCTCCTCGGTCGGCGATCTGCCCTTGCCCGCGCTGATCGACGTGGATCTGGCGGCCGGTGACGGCGCGCGCGCCGATATCGTCGCGCGCGCCGTCCAGCGCGTCGCCCCCTCGGCGCGGGTGGACGACCATGCCGCCGCGCTCGCGCCGATCGCCGGGCTGATCGGATCGCTCTCGTGGCTGGCGGTCGCGATCGTCGTGCTGACCACCGCCGCCACCGCCTTCGTCGTGATCCTCGCCACCCGCTCCGCGCTCGACACCCATGCCGCCACGATCGACGTGCTGCACCTGCTGGGCGCGACCGACATGCAGGTGGCGCGCCTGTTCCAGCGGCGCATTTCCTATGACGCGCTGTGGGGCGCGGTGGCGGGGGCGGTGCCGGCGATGGCGATCATCCTGCTGCTCGGCGGGCGGGTGTCGCGGCTGGGATCGGAACTGGCGGGCAGCGCCAGCCTCGGCCTCGGCTGGATCGTGCTGCTGCTCCTGCCGCCGCTCGCCGCGCTGCTGGCGCGTGAGGTGACGCGCTTCACCGTGCTGCGCGTCCTGTCGCGCGTGCCATGA
- the metW gene encoding methionine biosynthesis protein MetW gives MSLRPDLAIIADHVAPGARVLDVGCGHGELMAVLRDTRQVDARGLELSPEDVSLAVARGLSVIQGDADTDLAFYPPASFDYAILSQTLQTTRAPDMVLEELLRIGRRAFVSFPNFAYWRIRWSLMWGGRMPTTSSLPDSWYATDNIHMVTIDDFRSFLGDRGITVERAWFLRGAKQCSAAAANFRAEHAVFLLRR, from the coding sequence ATGAGTCTCCGCCCCGATCTCGCGATCATCGCCGATCATGTGGCCCCCGGCGCCCGCGTGCTGGACGTGGGCTGCGGCCATGGCGAGTTGATGGCGGTGCTGCGCGACACGCGGCAGGTGGACGCGCGCGGGCTGGAGCTGTCGCCCGAGGATGTGTCGCTCGCGGTGGCGCGCGGCCTTTCGGTGATCCAGGGCGATGCCGATACCGATCTGGCCTTCTACCCGCCCGCCAGCTTCGATTACGCCATCCTCAGCCAGACCCTCCAGACGACCCGCGCGCCGGACATGGTGCTGGAGGAACTGCTCCGCATCGGCCGCCGCGCCTTCGTGTCCTTCCCCAATTTCGCTTACTGGCGCATCCGCTGGTCGCTGATGTGGGGCGGGCGGATGCCGACCACCTCGTCGCTGCCCGACAGCTGGTACGCCACCGACAATATCCACATGGTCACGATCGACGATTTCCGCAGCTTCCTGGGCGATCGCGGCATCACCGTGGAGCGGGCGTGGTTCCTGCGGGGCGCGAAGCAATGCAGCGCGGCGGCCGCGAATTTTCGCGCCGAACATGCGGTGTTCCTGTTGCGCCGCTAG
- a CDS encoding DUF4386 domain-containing protein — protein MQTSPAQARLAGAFYLGTIVAGLFAELAVRARFRAAGDLLAAIARQPLLYRAGEVADLVMLCCYIVVTGLLYRLFVPAGRTVSLIAAGFSLVGIAVLAVAGLLHLAPLALAADPAALDVNAVARLTLDLHGDLYGISLVFFGVYCTLIGWLAFRSALLPRAAGVLMALGGLTHVITKALWLLAPAVAVPRPILMLPLLGEAVLALWLLVFAIRRR, from the coding sequence ATGCAGACATCCCCCGCGCAGGCGCGCCTTGCCGGCGCCTTCTATCTAGGGACGATCGTCGCCGGCCTCTTCGCGGAACTCGCTGTCCGCGCCCGCTTCCGCGCCGCTGGCGATCTGCTCGCCGCGATTGCCCGCCAGCCGCTCCTCTATCGCGCGGGCGAGGTGGCCGATCTCGTCATGCTGTGCTGCTACATCGTCGTGACGGGGCTGCTCTACCGCCTGTTCGTTCCCGCCGGCCGTACTGTTTCGCTGATCGCTGCGGGGTTCAGCCTGGTCGGTATCGCGGTCCTCGCGGTCGCGGGGCTGCTCCACCTCGCCCCGCTGGCGCTCGCAGCCGATCCGGCCGCCCTCGATGTCAACGCCGTCGCCCGCCTCACGCTGGATCTCCATGGCGACCTTTATGGGATCAGCCTGGTCTTCTTCGGCGTCTATTGCACCCTGATCGGCTGGCTCGCCTTCCGCAGCGCCCTGTTGCCCCGCGCGGCCGGTGTGCTGATGGCGCTCGGCGGGCTTACCCATGTCATCACAAAGGCCCTCTGGCTCCTCGCCCCGGCTGTCGCGGTGCCCCGGCCGATCCTGATGTTGCCGCTCCTTGGGGAAGCGGTCTTGGCGCTCTGGCTCCTCGTCTTCGCAATCCGCCGCCGCTGA
- a CDS encoding alkaline phosphatase D family protein, with product MTIITRRGLIGGAIAGGGLLAAPAILRAQQIFAAYPFRLGIAAGDPAPDGFVIWTRLAPDPLAPHGGMPMRPVAVDWAVATDERMKTVVQKGSAFARPELAHSVHVEVTGLEPGRPYFYRFTIGTEKSMVGRAMTVPPLGATLDKLRFAVCGCQDYEAGLYTAYAHMADEEVDFVYHYGDYIYENRQDPVAFDHNDRLKPKIRQHIGQMCYSLDDYRQRYAQYKLDPDLQLAHTRAAWFTTIDDHEVRDNWAGLSDATDTPPEIFALRRAAAFQAFYEHMPVRASALPAAGGIQIYRRQRYGDLLDAHFLDTRQFRSKQVCKDGFKPICPEIDRPDLEVMGRTEEAWLAGNLRQKAARWNLIAQQVMMMPLDRRTSPGGTAMRNFDSWGGYNAPRERVLKSWKGYGNIVVLTGDEHQNFAGDLRTENGTGEAVATEFVLTSISSGGTGSDVREGDAVIRANNPFLKWTNDRRGYGVVEVTPETWTTTFRVVDQVDGPGGVVSTAQVATVEHGKQGVALARA from the coding sequence ATGACCATCATCACACGGCGCGGGCTGATCGGCGGGGCGATCGCGGGCGGGGGTCTGCTCGCCGCACCCGCCATCCTGCGCGCGCAGCAGATCTTCGCGGCCTACCCCTTCCGCCTCGGCATCGCGGCGGGCGATCCGGCGCCCGACGGCTTCGTCATCTGGACCCGCCTCGCGCCCGATCCGCTGGCGCCGCATGGCGGGATGCCGATGCGGCCGGTCGCGGTCGACTGGGCGGTCGCCACCGACGAGAGGATGAAGACCGTCGTGCAGAAGGGCAGCGCCTTCGCCCGCCCCGAACTCGCCCATTCGGTCCATGTCGAGGTGACCGGGCTGGAGCCCGGCCGCCCCTATTTCTACCGCTTCACCATCGGCACCGAGAAAAGCATGGTCGGCCGCGCGATGACCGTGCCGCCGCTGGGCGCGACGCTCGACAAACTGCGGTTCGCCGTGTGCGGCTGCCAGGATTATGAGGCGGGGCTCTACACGGCCTATGCCCATATGGCCGACGAGGAGGTCGATTTCGTCTACCATTATGGCGACTATATCTACGAAAACCGGCAGGATCCGGTCGCCTTCGATCACAACGACCGGCTGAAGCCCAAGATACGCCAGCATATCGGCCAGATGTGCTACAGCCTCGACGATTATCGCCAGCGCTACGCCCAGTACAAGCTCGACCCGGACTTGCAGCTCGCCCACACCCGCGCCGCCTGGTTCACCACCATCGACGATCATGAGGTGCGCGACAATTGGGCGGGGCTGAGCGACGCGACCGACACGCCGCCCGAGATATTCGCGCTGCGCCGCGCCGCCGCTTTCCAGGCATTCTACGAACATATGCCGGTGCGCGCCTCGGCGCTGCCGGCGGCGGGCGGCATCCAGATCTATCGCCGCCAGCGCTATGGCGACCTGCTCGACGCGCATTTCCTCGACACCCGCCAGTTCCGCTCGAAACAGGTCTGCAAGGATGGCTTCAAGCCGATCTGCCCCGAGATCGACCGCCCCGATCTGGAAGTGATGGGCCGCACCGAGGAAGCCTGGCTGGCCGGCAACCTCCGCCAGAAGGCGGCGCGCTGGAACCTGATCGCCCAGCAGGTGATGATGATGCCGCTCGACCGCCGCACGTCACCCGGCGGCACGGCGATGCGCAATTTCGACAGCTGGGGCGGCTACAACGCCCCGCGCGAGCGGGTGCTGAAAAGCTGGAAGGGCTATGGCAATATCGTCGTGCTGACGGGCGACGAGCATCAGAATTTCGCGGGCGATCTGCGGACGGAGAACGGCACCGGCGAGGCGGTGGCGACCGAATTCGTCCTCACCTCGATCAGCTCGGGCGGCACCGGCAGCGACGTGCGCGAGGGCGACGCCGTGATCCGCGCGAACAACCCCTTCCTGAAATGGACCAACGACCGGCGCGGCTATGGCGTGGTGGAGGTGACGCCGGAGACGTGGACGACGACCTTCCGGGTTGTCGATCAGGTGGATGGGCCGGGGGGTGTGGTGTCCACGGCGCAGGTGGCGACGGTGGAGCATGGCAAGCAGGGGGTGGCGCTGGCGCGGGCCTAG
- the hisC gene encoding histidinol-phosphate transaminase, translated as MTGPIPKPWIDAIAPYVPGRATTDDGRKVAKMSSNENPLGTSAQARAAFAAGAASLDRYPDAAATALREAIAAKHGLDPARVIHGTGSDELLHLAAGAFAGVGDEVLYVRYGFSVYPIAARRVGAVPVEAPDVDYATDVDSLIACVNDKTRVVFVANPNNPTGTFTPRGEIARLHAALPFDCLLVIDQAYAEYIGEDDDDGGLELARSASNVLVTRTFSKIHGLAAERIGWAYGPAPVILAMHKIRAPFNVTTAGQMAAIGALEADDFVAASAQHNAQWRAWFAREIEALGNHGLRAVPSLANFILVLFEGKLTAEQAFHGLMEAGYIVRWLPGQGLGHGLRITIGTEDEIKGVAAALRAMAQG; from the coding sequence ATGACCGGACCCATCCCCAAGCCCTGGATCGACGCGATCGCCCCTTATGTGCCCGGCCGCGCCACCACCGATGACGGGCGCAAGGTCGCCAAGATGTCGTCGAACGAAAATCCGCTGGGCACCAGCGCGCAGGCGCGCGCGGCCTTCGCGGCGGGGGCCGCCTCGCTCGATCGCTACCCCGATGCGGCGGCGACGGCGCTGCGCGAGGCGATCGCCGCCAAGCACGGTCTCGATCCGGCGCGGGTGATTCACGGCACCGGGTCGGACGAACTGCTGCATCTGGCCGCCGGCGCGTTCGCCGGCGTGGGCGATGAGGTGCTGTACGTCCGCTACGGCTTCTCGGTCTATCCGATCGCGGCGCGGCGGGTGGGCGCGGTGCCGGTCGAGGCGCCCGACGTGGATTACGCCACCGACGTCGACAGTCTGATCGCCTGCGTCAACGACAAGACCCGCGTGGTGTTCGTCGCCAATCCGAACAACCCCACCGGCACCTTCACCCCGCGCGGCGAGATCGCCCGGCTGCACGCGGCGCTGCCGTTCGATTGCCTGCTGGTGATCGACCAGGCCTATGCCGAATATATCGGCGAGGATGACGACGACGGCGGACTGGAACTGGCGCGATCGGCGTCGAACGTGCTGGTGACGCGCACCTTCTCGAAAATCCACGGGCTTGCCGCCGAGCGGATCGGCTGGGCTTACGGGCCGGCACCGGTGATCCTGGCGATGCACAAGATCCGCGCGCCCTTCAACGTCACCACCGCCGGGCAGATGGCGGCGATCGGCGCGCTGGAGGCCGACGATTTCGTCGCGGCATCGGCGCAGCATAACGCCCAATGGCGGGCGTGGTTCGCACGCGAGATCGAGGCGCTCGGCAATCACGGCCTGCGCGCGGTGCCGAGCCTCGCCAATTTCATCCTCGTCCTGTTCGAGGGGAAATTGACCGCCGAGCAGGCGTTCCACGGGCTGATGGAGGCGGGCTATATCGTCCGCTGGCTGCCGGGGCAGGGGCTGGGCCATGGCCTGCGCATCACGATCGGCACCGAGGACGAGATCAAGGGCGTGGCCGCCGCGCTCCGCGCGATGGCGCAAGGCTGA
- a CDS encoding lysophospholipid acyltransferase family protein yields MVVVRSLVFALLFYAVTTVMSLIAAPMLLMPPRILRGWALAWTRLYRFGARTLLGIELRIEGTPPTGPAFVVAKHESMFETLVLTDMLDGPLMVLKRELTLIPIFGWALKRYGAIPVDREGSAKALRRMVAAAKAAQASGHAVMLFPEGTRVAHGEAPPLRSGFAALYRAIDLPLVPVALDSGRLWGKGLIKHPGTITFRFGDPIPPGLPRRAVEAQAHAAINVLNG; encoded by the coding sequence ATGGTCGTCGTCCGCTCTTTGGTCTTCGCCTTGCTGTTCTACGCCGTCACGACGGTGATGAGCCTCATCGCGGCGCCCATGCTGCTGATGCCGCCGCGCATCCTGCGGGGGTGGGCGCTGGCCTGGACGCGCCTCTACCGCTTCGGCGCGCGGACACTGCTCGGGATAGAACTGCGGATCGAGGGCACACCGCCCACCGGCCCCGCCTTCGTCGTCGCCAAGCATGAATCCATGTTCGAGACGTTGGTGCTGACCGACATGCTCGATGGCCCGCTGATGGTGCTGAAGCGCGAGCTGACCCTGATCCCGATCTTCGGCTGGGCGCTGAAACGCTACGGAGCGATCCCCGTCGACCGCGAGGGATCGGCCAAGGCGCTCCGCCGCATGGTCGCCGCCGCCAAGGCCGCGCAGGCCAGCGGCCACGCGGTCATGCTCTTTCCCGAAGGCACTCGCGTCGCCCATGGCGAAGCCCCCCCGCTCCGCTCCGGCTTCGCGGCCCTCTATCGCGCGATCGATCTGCCTCTGGTGCCCGTCGCGCTCGACAGCGGCCGCCTGTGGGGCAAGGGGCTGATCAAGCACCCCGGCACGATCACCTTCCGCTTCGGCGACCCCATTCCCCCCGGTCTCCCCCGACGCGCGGTTGAGGCACAGGCCCATGCGGCGATCAACGTGCTGAACGGGTAG
- the ftsE gene encoding cell division ATP-binding protein FtsE — protein MASVVQFENVGLRYGTGAETLSDISFALPRGAFTFLTGPSGAGKTSLLRLLYLAQRPSRGIIRLFDEDIVTAPRDRLPGFRRRIGVVFQDFRLVPYLTVYDNIALPLRVASVSEREVPRLVNEMLGWVGLTARATARPATLSGGEQQRVAIARAVITRPDLLIADEPTGNVDPEMAQRLLALFDTLNRMGTTIIVATHDIHLLRTVVGAKTMRLDRGRLDGPPMPDPSIVAAAR, from the coding sequence ATGGCGAGCGTGGTGCAATTCGAGAATGTCGGGCTGCGCTACGGCACCGGCGCGGAAACGCTGTCCGACATCAGCTTCGCGCTGCCGCGCGGCGCCTTCACCTTCCTCACGGGGCCATCGGGCGCGGGCAAGACATCGCTGCTGCGGCTGCTCTATCTGGCGCAGCGGCCGAGCCGGGGCATCATCCGCCTGTTCGACGAGGATATCGTCACCGCCCCGCGCGATCGGCTGCCGGGCTTCCGCCGCCGCATCGGCGTGGTGTTCCAGGATTTCCGGCTGGTCCCCTATCTCACCGTCTACGACAATATCGCGCTGCCGCTGCGCGTCGCCTCGGTCAGCGAGCGGGAGGTGCCGCGCCTCGTCAACGAGATGCTCGGCTGGGTCGGGCTCACGGCGCGCGCCACCGCGCGGCCCGCGACGCTCTCGGGCGGCGAGCAGCAGCGGGTCGCCATCGCCCGCGCCGTCATCACCCGGCCCGATCTGCTCATCGCCGACGAGCCGACCGGCAACGTCGATCCCGAAATGGCGCAGCGGCTGCTGGCCCTGTTCGACACGCTCAATCGCATGGGCACGACGATCATCGTCGCCACCCACGACATCCATCTGCTGCGCACCGTGGTGGGCGCCAAGACGATGCGGCTCGATCGCGGCCGGCTCGACGGGCCGCCGATGCCCGATCCCAGCATCGTGGCGGCGGCGCGATGA